The Natator depressus isolate rNatDep1 chromosome 23, rNatDep2.hap1, whole genome shotgun sequence sequence tcgaccatctcatggtcactgcctcccaggttcccatccacttgtgattcccctactaattcttcctggtttgtgagcagcaggtcaagaagagctctgccccgagttggttcctccagcacttgcaccaggaaattgtccccgcaccgctgtattgctctcccagcaaatatcagggtgattgattcctggctgcagccctcacccctgcaccccaaccctctgccccagccctgagcccctcccaaacccctcatccccagctccattgggtcgggcatcaacagttttcttcaactggatcgccagaaaaaaagcttgaaaaccactgggttaaagCAACCGAGACACCCACGGCAGGTATGCGGGGGGtcactgaaaatcttattcatcatctAAGAAAGTTCGACCAGCCCCAGAGGATGGGACACATCACTTCCCAGGTTAATTAAtcttccagatcttacccaaatacgcTCTTTCCGCCAATTCTTAACAACTAAACGAAAAAATTTTAAGAAAAGAGAGAATTCGTTAAAGGGTCAGTGCACATACAGGTGTGAACACAGCTCTGAGATCAGATTCGCCGCAGAGGtgatgagctttgtagttgctAAGCGTTCTTGCAGAATTGGTCcgtaggttatagtccaatgtccatattcagggtgtcATGGACTCTcaggtcgtgcccactcttggccccatgcggtccctggggggaacccccttcagtgtgacagccttTCTCGggggggttaagcccctccgcctcctggaactgcaccttagcacgcctgtctctgccgtgggccccctcagggagtcccctcgctctggggcctccactcccagagggaataatgccccccTGTTCTCTAGCccagagtgactctcagccagcgtaaaacaggagggtttattgagcgtctgaacccagcacaggaaactctccgggtcgcaggcctggcctccctcagcccagcacatcccagtttctcctgcatccaggggggctctgcctgctcccctctccagccccgagcccccctgcttcccagctgggcagctGAGATCACCGGCCCCAAGCCCCCCTCTGTCTATCgtcttctctccaggtaaacagggtcgcctgggccccctctcccctcttctgtcctctggctggaaccggctggtcaggtcaccggggtcctctcttcacagcccattgtcctcccactggccggACCCGGCTGTGACCCCCAAGCGGGGCCTCCCGGccaccagtcgctggggtctccattctccaggccattggccgGGGCCCCAAGTCCCTCGCCGGTCCCCTGTACCAagaaactccctctcccatcacctcagTAACAcggagggaaactgagtcccaccccctcggCATGCAACCATTGGAAAAAccaggaaacccccccccccccccccccacctcgtCACACAGGGTGATCCAGATCGGGCTGGATATCTGGCCCCTGTCTTAAACTTCCCCTGCAGGAAGCATCAAGAAGATCTGAGagaaaaggatcaggacccaagggtttTTATATAGCTCCAGGCCTTCTCTGGACAGCTCGGAGTCCTTAGGGGAACAATAGGCAATCATGGAGACTTTGAAGTAGCCCTGTTTCCTATGCATCCCCGGTAATTAgctacacagattaacataaggcagttGATCCATTAGGCAGTTTATCACCGACTTTAAAGAGACATAGAGACAagtcatctaaatgttaatattcccttttgatctctgaatcaacaGCCTTAGTGACAGACAGGCGCTCTCTGTTTGTGGCTAACATCTAATCAGATGTAAGTAAGCACACACAATTAGTATCACCCCCAATTCTCTAACAATCCAGGTTTGCTCTGCAGAGTTGGAGCCTGTCTAGCacggaatggccctaattaccgtTTACACACTTTTCTAAGGTATTTgggtcatttatcctgcagggggcttaaccctttctggcccagTGTCACgctgtataagatttgttgccgTTATAGCCATGGCATGGTCCCTCCTCTAATCCGATAATGTCTCCTCCGCCAGGGTGGGAGAACGTCTATGGCTTCGACATGTCCTGCATCAAGGATGTGGCCATCAAGGAGCCGCTGGTGGACGTGGTGGATCCAAAGCAGCTGGTCACCAACGCCTGCCTCATCAAGGTGCAGCCCGGGGGACAGGCCTGCCCCTGGCAAGGGGGCCATGCAAGGGGGTGAATGCCAGGAGATGCAAtttcagcctgtggaactccctgccaccgGATGGCAACGGGGCTGAGAGTCCCCCTCTGCCCGGCTTTTGCCACCCACCAGGGAGCCCCCCAGACAGGGCCTGGCGTTGGGGGTGTTATGCGTTTCTGGGGcggggggcgtgtgtgtgtgtgggcagcgCTGACCCCGCTCCTCCCGCAGGAGGTCGACATCTACACGGTGAAGGTGGAGGACCTGACGTTCACCTCGCCCTTCTGCCTCCAAGTGAAGCGCAATGACTACATCCACGCGCTCGTGGCGTATTTCAACATCGAATTCACCCGTTGCCACAAGCGGACCGGCTTCTCCACCAGTACGGCCCGGGCGGGGCCACGGGAGGGGACTAAGGGGTAGTGTTAGGGGCAAAGGAGGGGatgggaactgggggtggggctcggggagggggcagggccaagGGATAGGACtctaggggaggggtggggctggccctaGGCCCCTTCCCCTGACCCCCTCTTTGCTGCCCCCCCCAGGCCCCGAGTCGCCCTACACCCACTGGAAGCAGACGGTGTTCTACATGGAGGACTACCTGACGGTGAAGACGGGCGAGGAGATCTTCGGCACCATCAGCATGAAGCCCAATGCCAAGAACAACGTGAGTGACGGGCTGGGGGGCACCGGCGGAGATGCCCACATCTGGGCTCATGGGGGgagccacaccccctcccccccggggttCTGAAGAGCTGGATTGCGGCCCCGTGATGGTCCTCTAAAGGGCATTgccctgtggaactccctgctacTGGATTCTGAAgcagagagggggatggggggccagtgcagtgcatgctgggaggcAGGGAGTGGTGGGCCAGACCCCCATGACTTACCCTACCACCCCATCTCTCCCCTGCAGCGGGACCTGGACTTCACCATCGACCTGGACTTCAAGGGCCAGCTGTGTGAGCTGTCCTGCTCGACGGATTACCGCATGCGCTAGCCCCCCATGTCCGCCCCCCATTGTGCCGTGTGCCCCCCCGGGGCGGGCCCAGAGCCGTGGGCGCCGGCCACGACTCCCCTTCTCATGGTGAGGGGGGCGCAGAGCTGCCGctgactcccccctccctgcgTGGCCCTTGGCAGGAGGGGGGGACACTATCTCCCTCTGCCTTGgggcccccccatccctccctcccgtCTGCTTTTAAACCAGCGACCCTCCCCAGTAACTAAGtacctcactcccccccccccccccccccagctgtgccaTGGGGCACCCATGAGAGGTGCCAGGGCCTGGCTGAGTCCCTCTGTtccggtgggggggtggggctgccctGTTTTTTAGCTGCGggagggcagggcgggggggctaTGGGGAGGGTCCCCAGTTTGTGTTTTGCTGACGGTTCtggtctcttctcccccccccctttaaccCCCCCCGGTTGACACATCGTGACTGTTTCATAAGTTATGTTTTTATATGGTTACATTCGTGAGAAAATAAAGAGATGAAACGGGGCCCCCGGCTgcctggggagggtgggggggcccCTAAACTGTGACCCCCCCCATGGCTTCCTGGGTAGGGTGGGCCTGGCATGCCTAAACTGCCTCCTGGTGCTCTGTACCCCAAAAACCTGCCTGCCGTGGGGCCCCCAGCCTCTATCCTACTCCGCAAGGGGAGGGCTCCCTCATAGCGGGGGGCAGGGCCCGCCTGCAGCCCTTTGTCCCAGAACCCTcctggcagggaggtggggggctccccTCTCTGGGCAGCCCCCCGGTGACATCAGGAGCTGTATGGCCACAATAGCCGAGTTGTAtctgctggagctgggggcagaacgcaggcgtcctggctccctgccccccgtaCTAAGTGGTAGCTGTGTGGTGATTGGGGGGGCCCCCCGTGGGAGTGTGGCTTAGAGCTGGGGGCTCCGTCACCCCTGAGCCCTGGCTGCCCATTGTGGCCACTCATCCAGGAAGTGGGGTCTCACAGGGCGTGGAGGTGGCATCTTTGGGTGGGGGCTTCCTGGACACCCCCCAATTCCCTTTGGCAGCATCGCCCCCACCCTCCTGGCTAGAAAAATACCCAGGGTGGGAGCTGCCCTCAGCCTGGTCCACCCCCCTTTGTGtggccccagtgctgccctgtctgtgccccccTAGCCTGGCACAGGGGGACCCTGAGCTCTGTCTGGGGGAAGGGTCTGGGCGGTGCCTGGTGTGGGCCCTGGGAGTTGCCTCTCATGGCCTGGGACCCCCATGATGGAGGGGCTGCCCCCCCAAGAGCCAGTGCCTGCACTGTGGGGCTTCCACTGAGACTATAAGAGATGCCAGGTACAGACCAACTGAGGGGGGagagcacccccccccagctagCTAAGGGCACACGTGACGGGGGTGTTCAGGCTCTGGGTGTTTCCCATGGAAGCTGAGAATCCCAGGGCTTTGTGGTGCCCCCCAAGGGCTGCCCCCATGGGGGGAGTCACTGATTCTCAGGCCCAAAGGCCCATGTAGGAAtcttccccctacccccagctccttcccaggCTGGCTCTGGCCTGAGGCACTGCCCAGCCTGGGCCCACGGCTGCCCTCCCACCGCCAGGCTGCCAAGCCTGTGGACTCAGATTTGTTGCCCTCTCTAGGGACCTGccaccagtctctgcccccctgcactgccctgggggggggggagcggccaAGCTAGGCTCCTGGCATCACTTTAAGGTAGGTTTTCTGGGAACCCACCAGACTCATCCCCGGCCTTCCTGGAATTTGGGCCATGGGTGCCCCAAGGCCGAAGCCAATCACTGCTCCGCGACACGCCCGTGGCCCCCTGGGAGCCTGGGTTCAGCCACCATTCGCTGCGCCCAGATGTTTACATTTCCCTGGAGCCGTGTTTAAACACGCTGGGGGCTCGAGCCCTGCCGATCTGGATTGCTCTAGGACTGACTTGCTCTATGTGGGTAACTCACCTCGCCCCCAAGTTTGGGGTCAGCTGCAGCCTTTTAGTGTGGCTGGTTTCGTGTTTTCCTCCAACTTCTTGGTAAAAACATTACCCCGCGCAGGGCCACGACCAGTTCCTTGCGGGACACCCCGAACATACCTGACGATTCCCCACCTAGAACTCCGTTGGGAGCCCGCACAGCCAGTGTTCAATCCGTTTAACGGgggccatgttaattttatatgaGTCTCGTTTTTAATCAAACTGGCCCTGTGGTACCAAGGCAAACACCTCAGCACAATTACCTCGCCACAAGTTAGTTTGATGAGCTGGTTTTCATAAAGCCATGTTCATTGGCATTAATGGCATCACCCACCCTCTCAGTTGTTATTAATCGAGTTACATATCAGCCTCACTGTTATCTTGCCCGGATCAATGTCTGGCTTCAATTACCTGGGTCCgcccatttaccctttttcaaTATTAGCACAACACTGGCTTTCATCCCGTCTTCTGGCACTTCCCCAGTGTGCTGAGACATTGGAAAAaagcaacattaatggtccagcaagctcctcggccagctcttttaaaactcttgggtggaTGTTATCTGgacctgatttaaaaatatctcacTTCAATAGCTGCTGTTCACCAGCCTCtggagatactagtggaatggaaagtgttatcATGAATTAtgactacatttttttttttttactcaaatACAGATCAGAAATATTGAAcaattctgtcttttctgcattattattgctattttaaCATGTTCATCTAGGAGTGGACCAATACCACTAATACACTTAAAATAACTCTTTCAGTGTCCTTAATTATGCTGGCCATGGATGTCTCCtggtgtccttttccttcccttatcaattttctacaattcctaactgcTGATTATTATTAGCAACTACCCCTTGCTTCCATTTGTTACATTATTTCATAGGTCCTTTTGCTTCCCCTTTCAATTaggctgttttattttttaaaacccatCCAGCCTTTCTCGCTCCTGGCTTTTTGGACAGCCCGTTAAATGTTTTTGAACGATCCTCCATTTCGGTTTGAAACTTTCCTCCTAGCTGCTTTGCCTCAGAATTGTTTCTGGCTTTGTGAAATCAGCCCCAGCTGGGACGGGGCTGGACTCTGCTTGCACGTTATAAATGTGATCACATCCCCATCACTTGTGCTACCAACGCAGTTTACTCCGGTGATCCTGTTCCGCTTTATGCGGCTACCCTTGGgcccgccgggggggggggggggttgcaacgCTTTGAGTTAGCAAATTGTCAGCTCTAGTTTTAGGAAGTCCAGGGGCAGTTGGTTTGGGCAGCAGGGGACCAGGGTTCTAGATCTATCCGGTGTTTTCCAGAGCCACCAGCAGGATTTGCCCTGCTGGGTTCCAGCTCAACGCCCTGCATTTATCCACTCCCGTGCTTCGGACCCACTCCTCCGGTTCTAGATCGGGTTCTAGATGGATGCCTGCGTCCATGGGCTGGTGCATGGTCTAGATCCACACCCCTGTTCTGGAGCCCCAGGCCTGTTCCCCGGTGATCTGCAGCTAcctctcccagcaccccctggggggcaggggcttgtAGTTTTCCAGAGCCCCCACCTCACCTTTTCCAACCGTCTTTCCAGGTTATCAGCAACAGAATTAAGATggcacatttcccccccccccttaactctgcccccccaCTGGGCAGCCatccccttaactctgcccaaCAGACCTGGAACCTCCATCATGAAATCACCAGACACCTCTTTGTATGGCCCGGTGTGGGGaggggctcctggctgcaggacggagggggagggcggggaaggggcacTAGGGAGACACAGGCTtagtgggggggagggctgggggggaaaaaCCAGGCTGCGGACACAGGTGCGCCTCTGGCGGGGGGGTTTATTGCAGGGAGGCAGCGCTTCCCCCGCGCTGAAGCATCAGGTTAGATCCAGCAGCGAGGACTCCAGGCCCGGCCCGGGGGGGGCCCATCGTGCCGCCCCCCCCCGCGGCGGGTGCTATTTCTCCAGGGGGGCGTAATTCAGCAGCTTCTCGATCAGATCCACGTGGGACAGGAGCATCCGGCGACAGCAGTATCGCTTCAGCCCCAGGGCGTCCAGGGCGTCCCtgggcggggagagagagagagagacagggctgggggggctgcgggccTGGAGTGGGGCGcaccggccggggggggggggggaagagggggctgcaggtctggAGTGGGGCGCACCGgccgggctgctgggggggggggctgcaggtcggaaGTGGGGCGCACCGgccgggctgctgggggggggggctgcaggtcgggagtggggCGCaccggcggggggggaggggggctgcgggtcggaagTGGGGCGCACCGGCcgggctgcggggaggggggaactgcAGGTCCGGAGTGGGGCGCACCGGccgggctgcgggtcgggagtggggcgCACCCCGCTTACCCCTCTGTGTACTCCGCCTGCAGCAGCCCCAGATACGCCTCCCACTTGTTGCCCACCACCTTCCCGCAGGTGAAGCACCGGACCGGGATGATCATCCTGGGGGGGAGAGACACTGAGCTGGGaatagcggggggggggcagcgacTCCCggccccagggaccccccccaaTCCCCCGTCCCTTTGCACCCaacaacccctgccccccagcagccgcgaggggccgggggggagtCGGAcactcaccctgccccccccacagccgCGAGAGACCCGGAAGGGGGTCGGAcactcaccctgccccccccagccgcGAGGGGCCCGGAGGGGGGAGTCGGACACTCACCCTACCCACAGCCGCGAGAGGCCCGGGGGGGGTGTGAGTCGGACtcaccctacccccccccccagccgcgAGGGGCCCGGTGGGGGGGGTCGGACACTCACCCTGCGCAGCCCCCAGCGCTCAACTCGCCTCCTGCTGCGGCCGCTTGTTTACGTCGGGTCGGCGCCGGCCGCTAgggggcggcggggggtggggccagcggcggggggaggggcagattcAGCCCCCTGCGCGCGGGGTTACGGGGGGGCGGCGGGGCAGGTTGGGGGGGTAGGAGGGACGGATCTGAACCCGGAAACCAGCCCCCCCCACCTGGAACCGAACAGCCCCGAAGCCCCCGCCC is a genomic window containing:
- the LOC141976597 gene encoding DNA-directed RNA polymerases I, II, and III subunit RPABC5-like isoform X2, whose protein sequence is MIIPVRCFTCGKVVGNKWEAYLGLLQAEYTEGDALDALGLKRYCCRRMLLSHVDLIEKLLNYAPLEK
- the LOC141976597 gene encoding DNA-directed RNA polymerases I, II, and III subunit RPABC5-like isoform X1; this encodes MKRMPRMIIPVRCFTCGKVVGNKWEAYLGLLQAEYTEGDALDALGLKRYCCRRMLLSHVDLIEKLLNYAPLEK